A single genomic interval of Eurosta solidaginis isolate ZX-2024a chromosome 3, ASM4086904v1, whole genome shotgun sequence harbors:
- the LOC137246541 gene encoding ATP-dependent DNA helicase PIF1-like, whose translation MAKVLKQAAIILLDECTMMHKKSLETLHRTMQDLRQNQEIFGGALIFLSGDFRQILPVVPRSTPADEINACLKSSLLWRHVQKLTLNINMRVQFHNDQSADRFSKQLLDIGNGKVRVDNTNGLITLPNNFCTILQSTEELIESVFPNIVQNYRNHNWLRERAILAPKNLHVNAINYQIQEKLPGAVTSHKDVDSAMNADDAVNYPIEFLNSLEPPGMPPHYLNLKVGSSIILLRNLNAPKLCNGTRLVIKKLKPNLIEATILTGTAKNEIVLIPRIPLIPTDMPIEFKRLQFPVRLSFVMSINKAQGQRLQICGLNLEEPCFSHGAIRGLLKSWNSKLFVCAPFQWAN comes from the coding sequence atggcaaaagttttgaaacaagcagcaattattctattggatgaatgtacaatgatgcataaaaaatcgctggaaacattacaccgtacaatgcaagatctacgtcagaatcaagaaatttttggtggtgcattaatatttttgtcaggggattttcgacaaatattgcctgtggttccacgatcaacaccggcggatgagatcaacgcatgtttaaagtcttctcttctgtggcgacatgtgcaaaaattgacattgaacataaatatgcgcgttcaattccacaacgaccaatctgcagatcggttctctaagcaattgttagatattggcaatggaaaagttcgagttgataatacaaatggattgattacattgccgaacaatttctgtaccattctccaatcaacagaagagttgattgaaagtgtgtttccaaatattgttcaaaattacaggaatcacaattggttgagagaacgcgcaatactggcaccaaaaaatttacacgtcaatgcaatcaattatcagattcaagaaaaattgccaggtgcagtGACATCACATAAAGATGTTGATAGTGCAATGAATGCAGAtgatgcagtgaattatccaattgaatttttgaattcattggaaccacctggtatgccaccgcattatttgaatttaaaggttggctcatcaattattttactgcggaatttaaatgcaccaaaactgtgcaatggcacaagattagtaataaaaaaattgaagccgaatttaattgaagcgacaatattgaccggaacagcgaaaaatgaaattgtactcataccacgtattccactgattccaacagacatgccaattgaatttaagcgtttgcaattcccagtgcgtctatcatttgtcatgtccATCAATAAGGCCCAAGGACAAAGGCTTCaaatatgcggattaaatttggaggagccgtgcttttcacatggagctatacgtggcctgctcaagagttggaactccaaattgtttgtttgtgctcctttccaatgggcaaactaa